The Helicoverpa armigera isolate CAAS_96S chromosome 18, ASM3070526v1, whole genome shotgun sequence genome has a window encoding:
- the LOC110380079 gene encoding aquaporin-12 isoform X1: MKFTIDVLGIFLKVVVKINKVTFAPLVVSTLFILLTSLLAHCARRVVQKVIKEPFLRLLFEEAIAAAELCGCCFELIVVADNFGVATYAIFLFALTIWWSLNWGDATACPYTHIEDVIEGKGDIRKAFLKTWAELTGGILVFKYVQMYWALEISDTHKDKAFEDCKADLQVPVIYGAVVEGIATCLCRLASKSLGDLNPRFATAIDSFIGTSLVVAGVLTRHTVFVYRYQDNSANADLSVSIFCKVHLGKAFDYSGGYFNPVLATSLKAGCEGHTLLEHAVVYWIGACAGSILSVYLYKLPAIQKYVRGTSVANGDSIWADKED, translated from the exons ATAAACAAAGTGACATTCGCGCCACTAGTGGTATCAACGCTCTTCATCCTCTTAACATCACTGCTCGCGCACTGCGCCAGACGAGTGGTGCAGAAGGTCATCAAGGAACCCTTCTTGAGGCTCCTGTTTGAAGAGGCGATCGCTGCTGCTGAATTATGCGGGTGCTGCTTTGAGCTGATTGTTG TTGCGGATAACTTCGGTGTAGCGACGTATGCGATATTCCTGTTCGCGCTGACGATCTGGTGGTCACTCAACTGGGGAGATGCTACTGCCTGTCCTTACACACATATTGAGGATGTTATTGAAG GCAAGGGTGACATCCGCAAAGCGTTCCTCAAGACCTGGGCTGAACTGACGGGAGGTATCCTGGTGTTCAAGTATGTACAGATGTACTGGGCGCTGGAGATCTCTGACACACACAAGGACAAGGCTTTTGAGGATTGCAAGGCTGATTTACAG GTGCCAGTAATCTACGGAGCAGTAGTTGAAGGCATCGCTACCTGCCTCTGTCGTTTAGCCTCCAAGTCCCTCGGTGACCTGAACCCTCGGTTCGCCACAGCCATCGACTCCTTCATCGGAACCTCTCTTGTTGTCGCTG GGGTCCTCACTAGGCACACGGTATTCGTCTACCGCTACCAAGACAATAGTGCCAATGCGGACCTAAGCGTGTCCATCTTTTGCAAAGTACATTTAGGAAAAG CCTTTGATTACTCCGGTGGTTACTTCAACCCAGTGCTGGCGACGTCTTTGAAAGCTGGTTGCGAAGGTCATACCCTTCTAGAACATGCTGTGGTCTACTGGATAGGAGCTTGTGCGGGATCTATCCTCTCGGTCTACTTGTATAAACTGCCAGCTATTCAGAAGTATGTTAGGGGCACCAGTGTGGCGAATGGTGACAGCATTTGGGCGGATAAAGAagattaa
- the LOC110380079 gene encoding aquaporin-11 isoform X2: MKFTIDVLGIFLKVVVKINKVTFAPLVVSTLFILLTSLLAHCARRVVQKVIKEPFLRLLFEEAIAAAELCGCCFELIVVADNFGVATYAIFLFALTIWWSLNWGDATACPYTHIEDVIEGKGDIRKAFLKTWAELTGGILVFKYVQMYWALEISDTHKDKAFEDCKADLQVPVIYGAVVEGIATCLCRLASKSLGDLNPRFATAIDSFIGTSLVVAAFDYSGGYFNPVLATSLKAGCEGHTLLEHAVVYWIGACAGSILSVYLYKLPAIQKYVRGTSVANGDSIWADKED, translated from the exons ATAAACAAAGTGACATTCGCGCCACTAGTGGTATCAACGCTCTTCATCCTCTTAACATCACTGCTCGCGCACTGCGCCAGACGAGTGGTGCAGAAGGTCATCAAGGAACCCTTCTTGAGGCTCCTGTTTGAAGAGGCGATCGCTGCTGCTGAATTATGCGGGTGCTGCTTTGAGCTGATTGTTG TTGCGGATAACTTCGGTGTAGCGACGTATGCGATATTCCTGTTCGCGCTGACGATCTGGTGGTCACTCAACTGGGGAGATGCTACTGCCTGTCCTTACACACATATTGAGGATGTTATTGAAG GCAAGGGTGACATCCGCAAAGCGTTCCTCAAGACCTGGGCTGAACTGACGGGAGGTATCCTGGTGTTCAAGTATGTACAGATGTACTGGGCGCTGGAGATCTCTGACACACACAAGGACAAGGCTTTTGAGGATTGCAAGGCTGATTTACAG GTGCCAGTAATCTACGGAGCAGTAGTTGAAGGCATCGCTACCTGCCTCTGTCGTTTAGCCTCCAAGTCCCTCGGTGACCTGAACCCTCGGTTCGCCACAGCCATCGACTCCTTCATCGGAACCTCTCTTGTTGTCGCTG CCTTTGATTACTCCGGTGGTTACTTCAACCCAGTGCTGGCGACGTCTTTGAAAGCTGGTTGCGAAGGTCATACCCTTCTAGAACATGCTGTGGTCTACTGGATAGGAGCTTGTGCGGGATCTATCCTCTCGGTCTACTTGTATAAACTGCCAGCTATTCAGAAGTATGTTAGGGGCACCAGTGTGGCGAATGGTGACAGCATTTGGGCGGATAAAGAagattaa
- the LOC135118133 gene encoding uncharacterized protein LOC135118133, with product MPTVAILEQAQNNIKENEFINELIDKLTLFNIPQIIVEEIDNEGNHELYINSLTIAFIETCDDINKIDFNKVDRAMRFLITISDSTKDKCFENLQEIGESISHDAVTFIFRSNEADINQMFTIFPKIDGNTCKEVVDQPKHINTCINGTLDNDDIFPIKNPGNLNKCPFKVGMSTLFPFSTMKNKEKLKLYDRVDDIKGSDFEIMKIINEYFNATLEIYYIFKTEENPYSDVEFIPFVINGSLDACAGGIYRIYGDIVEYSGIYVSQGIFWVYYVEREDRSWQNLMHKLNDIYIFMIFYISYSIIWCLIRLFDGEAVSLMKTLLYCWGALVGASSLQDPRSRKQKFLTLMYLIMCIYLSAYVSMQFYAFLTITAPPHTFKTNSDVMESGRTAYLKDITKYFISDERYTRFANKSADCVSFLDCSEKTLLYNGLTVILQGFFYNFQAATAVNDEARILRATENILTVYNEMIIRKDSPLVEKFQKVMQRLFEAGITRRLFTEAIGISVVAKAKSANTNMISSSYSCQAGCSITLKQFAGVFYAWIFGCIISSVVFILEIFLKREKRLLTKIE from the coding sequence atgccaaCAGTAGCAATACTTGAACAAGcacaaaacaacataaaagaaaatgaatttataaatgAACTCATAGATAAGCTCACGCTATTTAACATACCCCAAATAATAGTCGAAGAAATCGACAATGAAGGCAACCATGAACTGTATATTAACTCTTTAACCATTGCGTTTATTGAAACATGTGATGATATTAACAAAATCGATTTCAACAAAGTTGATAGGGCCATGAGATTTCTTATAACAATATCTGATTCAACAAAAGACAAATGTTTTGAAAACCTTCAAGAAATTGGAGAATCAATAAGCCATGATGCTGTCACATTCATTTTTCGTAGTAATGAAGCAGACATAAATCAAATGTTCactatatttccaaaaatagatGGCAACACTTGTAAAGAAGTTGTCGATCAACCAAAACACATAAATACTTGTATCAATGGTACTCTTGACAATGATGACATATTTCCGATCAAAAACCctggcaatttaaataaatgtccaTTTAAGGTAGGCATGTCTACGCTGTTTCCTTTTTCCACtatgaaaaacaaagaaaaacttaaGCTGTATGACCGTGTTGATGATATTAAAGGATCCGATTTTGAAATCATGAAAATTatcaatgaatattttaacgCTACTTtagagatttattatatttttaaaacagaagAAAATCCTTATTCAGATGTAGAGTTTATACCTTTTGTCATAAATGGAAGCCTGGATGCGTGCGCCGGTGGCATATACAGAATATATGGCGACATAGTTGAGTATTCAGGAATATACGTCAGCCAGGGCATATTTTGGGTGTACTACGTCGAAAGAGAAGACAGATCATGGCAAAATTTAATGCACAAATTGAATGATATCTAcatctttatgatattctacATAAGTTATTCAATTATATGGTGCCTTATACGTCTGTTTGATGGGGAAGCAGTGTCATTGATGAAAACATTGCTATATTGCTGGGGTGCACTCGTTGGCGCATCGTCTTTGCAAGACCCAAGATCACGAAAGCAGAAGTTTTTAACTTTAATGTACTTGATCATGTGTATCTATCTATCTGCGTACGTAAGCATGCAGTTTTATGCATTCCTCACGATAACCGCACCGCCTCatacttttaaaacaaacagtGACGTCATGGAGTCAGGAAGAACTGCCTACTTAAAGGATATCACTAAATACTTTATAAGTGATGAACGGTATACTCGATTCGCAAACAAATCGGCCGATTGCGTATCGTTTCTCGACTGTTCAGAGAAAACCTTACTCTATAATGGGCTCACAGTTATATTACAAGGTTTCTTTTACAATTTCCAAGCGGCGACGGCTGTGAACGATGAAGCTAGGATTCTGCGAGCAACAGAGAATATATTGACTGTGTACAATGAAATGATAATTAGGAAAGATAGTCCGCTTGTGGAGAAGTTTCAAAAGGTTATGCAGAGGTTGTTTGAAGCTGGTATCACTAGGAGATTATTTACGGAGGCTATTGGTATTTCTGTAGTGGCTAAAGCAAAGAGTGCGAACACTAATATGATATCAAGTAGCTACAGCTGTCAAGCTGGATGTTCGATAACTTTAAAACAGTTTGCAGGAGTGTTCTATGCTTGGATTTTTGGATGCATCATCTCAAGTGTGGTTtttatattagaaatatttCTGAAACGTGAAAAAAGATTGTTGACGAAAATTGAATAA
- the LOC110380080 gene encoding uncharacterized protein LOC110380080, translating to MAYSIFLILFFLGACLLQISLEAAVPKKNKTRHRRVYTLTTVRYPQGPERRFGPYNTPGYNTHHYGPHPRPGYSGPPYYGPNHRPGYNGPHHYGPPYYGPNHRPGYNGTHHYGPPYYGPNHRPGYNGPPYYGPNHRPGYNGPPYYGPNHRPGYNGPHHYGPHPRPGYHGPYHKGPHHYGSNSRDPENYYKWYDSYFYYDYRVPLHKPKGELRKDFGMGAQIFLSQIIPIVKNMVFGLQDESKNQFKIRARP from the exons ATGGCGTAcagtatttttctaattttattttttttgggag CGTGCTTGCTTCAAATTTCCTTAGAAGCTGCGGTTCCGAAGAAGAATAAGACAAGACATAGACGAGTATACACTTTGACTACAGTTAGATATCCGCAAGGTCCGGAAAGACGGTTTGGACCATATAACACACCAGGTTACAACACACATCACTATGGACCACATCCCAGACCAGGTTACAGCGGACCACCTTATTACGGACCAAATCACAGACCAGGTTACAACGGACCACATCACTACGGACCACCTTACTACGGACCAAATCACAGACCAGGTTACAACGGAACACATCACTACGGACCACCTTACTACGGACCAAATCACAGACCAGGTTACAACGGACCACCTTACTACGGACCAAATCACAGACCAGGTTACAACGGACCACCTTACTACGGACCAAATCACAGACCAGGTTACAACGGACCACATCACTACGGACCACATCCCAGACCAGGTTACCATGGACCATATCACAAAGGACCACATCACTACGGATCAAATTCCAGAGACCCTGAGAACTACTACAAATGGTACGACAGTtacttttattatgattatCGTGTTCCACTACATAAGCCAAAGGGCGAATTGAGAAAGGATTTTGGAATGGGTgcgcaaatatttttatcccaGATCATCCCAATAGTTAAAAATATGGTGTTTGGTTTGCAAGATGAATCCAAAAACCAGTTTAAAATAAGAGCGAGACCGTGA